GTTTTTTGAAACTCTATTTAAGATAATATTGGTATAGCAACATACATATACTTGGGAGTGTGAATAAAGGTGTGTGTAAGTAATTTGTGCCTCTAAAACTGATAATCAGCCTTATTTAGTATTGAACAAGAGTATAATTGTGTAATGTTTATAAAGCGATTTTCGCAAGTATTCGATATACACATTGAATAATggaatataaaatggaaaaggTACCCctaaaattgattaaaataagagtccaatatattaataacatcCAATCTATGTCAAATTAATAaagttttatattttaaataaattggaCAATAAATCTTATAATAAAAGGTAATTCATGAGgagtttataaatataaatcatcATGAATAGGCTTGACCAGATGGTACTGGCTTATTgtgaataatatatattctgATGTCATAAAACCCCTATACGAATCAGGGTATGGGGACTAATAATTTCTGTTTTTACTTAAATTCCCGAGAACATCTAGATTCCAACCATTTTGTAGTCCAAAATCGTAATTGTAGTTAAATAATAGAGAACCATGGCGGATGGTTATTCGGCAGTTGAACTTTTCGAGTACAACAAAATGTCACTGTCGTACGATGACATAATTCTTCTTCCAGGTTAAACACTAGCAATTAGTCCCTAGCATTTAATTGCGTGCTAATTTTGTAATAGCATCCACCTTAAAATTCCATGAATTGACCTTTATTTGCCCATGACCATTGTATTCCCAAGCACCCTGTtaactatttaaattcGGTCTAATTAGCTATTAAAGCTCATTAAATACTTTACacaaaacattaataaaaattgacATATAGGGTTTATACGTGAATCGACCAGTAAAGTTGATTTGACATCGAAACTGACAAGGAATATTAAGTTAAGAATGCCGATTGTTTCAGCTCCAATGGACACAATCACGGAGTCTGATATGGCAACAGCAATGGCTCTACTAGggtaaatattatgtaaagTTGAATGGTTAAATTACGccataaataatagatagTTTAACAATTGGAGTTAGTGaagtattattaaataaatagtggGATTTgcctttaaatttttgaaattttatgtatttattgCAAAATCTAGTCAGACatagaaataataaatgtttaaatgtaataattgaaaaataGGGGCATTGGAATTATACACTGTAACATGTCGATAGACGATTTGGTAAAGGAAGTTAATTTGGTCAAAAGGTTCGAAAATGGGTTTGTGCAAAATCCAATGTGCCTAAAGCCAACATCGACAGTCTCAGACTGGATCCACATAAAGGACACATACGGATATAAGTGAGTCGCAGCTAGGAGTAAATAGGTAGTAGCTAGGAAGGTACGGGTGACTTGATACTAGTTGAAATGTAGTAGCACTCATGGATACACAGATCGGTGCCTATAACATCTGATGGGAAGAGGGGGTCAAAGCTGATGGGACTGGTGACAGCGACGGACATATATTTTGAAGAGTCGCTGAACACGGTCCTGCAAGACATCATGACCACGGACCTGGTGGTCGGAAAACACCCAATGACGCTCCGAGAAGCAAACAAACTGTTGTTTAAAAGCAAAAAGGGAGTTCTGCcaatagtaaataaagaCCACGAATTGGTGTCAATCGTAACAAAGTGagtaaacaaatatacctattatgtatattaatactattattgATAATAGTAACATTAGTAGTAATATAAGGATTAGTAtcagtaacaatagtaacactgataacagtaacagtaacaataacagtaacaataactgTAACACTGatagcagtaacagtaacaatactaataataacaatagtcataataacaatatcaataacaataacaatagcaatactaataataactGTAACACTGatagcagtaacagtaacaataacagtaacagtaacaataactgTAACACTGatagcagtaacagtaacagtaataacaatactgtcattaccactacttagaataataattgattCTTAGGTCGGActattataaaaataaactgtaTCCTAACGCATCAaaggatgaaaataaacagctACTGGTGGGAGCAGCGTTGTCAACAAGGTAGAGAATGTAGTAACAGAGGCAATAGATAAGTAATAATAGATGTTGAAGTAGCATTTGAGTTGAATAAGTTGAGTGTACAATTGATAGAGTTGCTCAAGTAAATATAGGAATGACGCAATGGAAAGAGCTAAGAGGCTGATAGAGGCCAAGGCAGACGTCATAGTTATTGAGTCGAGTCAGGGCAACAGCATATACCAAATAGACCTGATCAAACAGCTTAAATCAGTGTTTCCAGAAGTACAAGTAGGTTTAGAAGTCACTAGGTAGATTAACGAGTGGTGTATATATGAGGAAAGAAAAAGATTGTAAGCAATTAACTGAGGTATGCAGATAGTAGCAGGAAACGTAGTGACAGTCAGCCAGGCGAAAAACCTGATCGATGCAGGATGTGACGCAATCAAGGTTGGAATGGGAATAGGGTCGATATGTACAACACAGGTACTTTATAGTAGATAGGCAAACGGGAGCTCATGGTGCTGGGCTCTGAGGCGGTAGTAACTATAGTCAGCTACGTAAACACGATGACATGGAAATGGTGGGCACAGACACAGTATTGTTACCGCCATGGCAACTATAGGTTTATTCCTGACAAACTAGACGGTTTGACAGGAGTTAACACAATGTGGTGCTATGGGGTCACAACGACTAAGGTTCAATAACCTGTCACAGGTGGCACACAAAAACCGCTGATGTTGAAAAGGCCCCTAGATATAAAACTGAGGCAAATACActgattaaattatttttagacaGTAACGGGTGTCGGAAGAGGACAGGCTACAGCAGTGTATTACGTCAGTAGATACGCATTTGAGCAGTGTAACGGATTGCCAGTGATAGCAGACGGAGGAGTGAAGTGCTCAGGAGACATATTGAAGGTAATGGCATAGTTACATAAGGATATGGATAGACATggaaatatatatgtatatatatatatatatatatggatGGATATACATAGTATAAGTAGTATAGTATAAACAGTGTTATGTGGTAATAGGTCGTATAATTAGTATAAGTATTAATTGGTAGTTAGATATGGTAATAAGTAGCTACTGGTAGTATAGCTAgtataaacaataataaacagaaaTAGGTAGTATTGCTAAtataaacagtaataagTAGTATGACTAgtataaacaataataaacagtAATAGGTAGTATAGctaatataaacaatataaacaataataaacagaaaTAGGTAGTATAGCTAGTTAGATATATAGAGTTGATGTTGAAGGTACAATGACAAATAAagacaataataataaattaattaataggCACTAGCACTAGGAGCAAGCGCAATAATGGGTGGAAACATATTCTCGGGAACGAAAGAAACGCCAGGAGAATATTACATCAACGACGGAGTTAGAATGAAGAGTTACAGAGGGATGGGAAGCAAGGACGCAATAACAAATAGCCTAAAGCACTTTGGACACTCAGGATCAGCAAGCAGATATCACATAGAAGGAACACTGCCAGTAGTCTCACAAGGAGTGTCAGGCTTAGTAATGGACAAGGGCTCAGTGCATAACGCAATCCCAATAGTGGCAGAAGGAGTGAGACACGGCCTGCACAACATGGGAATATACTCAATAGAAAAACTGCACGAAAGCCTCTACAGCGGAACCTCAAGATTCGAAGTGAGGTCAGCACACTCGATAATGGACGGAGCAGTCTCgaaaacattaacaaaCATAAAGTGAATGGCAAACAGTCATTGAAATGAAATGAaatga
The sequence above is a segment of the Theileria orientalis strain Shintoku DNA, chromosome 3, complete genome genome. Coding sequences within it:
- a CDS encoding inosine-5'-monophosphate dehydrogenase yields the protein MADGYSAVELFEYNKMSLSYDDIILLPGFIRESTSKVDLTSKLTRNIKLRMPIVSAPMDTITESDMATAMALLGGIGIIHCNMSIDDLVKEVNLVKRFENGFVQNPMCLKPTSTVSDWIHIKDTYGYKSVPITSDGKRGSKLMGLVTATDIYFEESLNTVLQDIMTTDLVVGKHPMTLREANKLLFKSKKGVLPIVNKDHELVSIVTKSDYYKNKLYPNASKDENKQLLVGAALSTSKYRNDAMERAKRLIEAKADVIVIESSQGNSIYQIDLIKQLKSVFPEVQIVAGNVVTVSQAKNLIDAGCDAIKVGMGIGSICTTQTVTGVGRGQATAVYYVSRYAFEQCNGLPVIADGGVKCSGDILKALALGASAIMGGNIFSGTKETPGEYYINDGVRMKSYRGMGSKDAITNSLKHFGHSGSASRYHIEGTLPVVSQGVSGLVMDKGSVHNAIPIVAEGVRHGLHNMGIYSIEKLHESLYSGTSRFEVRSAHSIMDGAVSKTLTNIK